AACCAATAGGATAATTTCAGCATAAGAATATTATCCGGCTTTACCTGGAACATTCGATCCATCGAATTACCAAACTGAAAATCACCAAAATACTGATCATCAGCCCTGCTTTGTGTCCACACAAGGTACAATGTTGATCCCGGCAAATATTCCCAGCGAAGCACTGCATTACCCTGAAACGCGATATAGTTGAAATCCCGGTTTCCAGAAAAGGCATAGGGAGTAAATTCAAAAGACTTGGGTCGTGCCAGTGATTTATAATCGGTGTATTTTCCTGTGGTAATATACGGCTGGATATATACTTGAAAGCTCAATTTCGGCGTCATAATCCAATCCGCGCGGATATCTGTTGACAACGTGTATCGATTAAGACGGGCAAAGAGATAACTTTTACCAAATGTCTCCACAGCAATCGGATCTTCAACAACCGTATAATATTGAGCGCGATTGATTTCCTCTGTGAATGTCGGCGCAATGGAAACAGTTAACGTTGTACTCGCTTTCAATTCCAGGGAAGCATAAATCGTTTTCGTATCTGACGCGTCCCCAGTTTTCACCATTCCGTAGAGGGAAACGACCCACCACTCACGATTGTCCGTATAGAAATTTGCACTGACCTGACTACTGACGGGATTCAATGTCAAGGGACCGCCGCGCGTGAGACGGGCATTATATGATTCCGGATTATAGGTTAATGAAATGTTCCCGCCATAAAATGACGGAAGCGTAAGATATCCCTGCAGCAAAAATCCTTGAACTGTTTTATTTCCTCCAAAATCATAATTGAGGTATGTGGCAGCACTGACTCCAGTATTGAGATAATACTTGGTCGGTGTGTTCCATCGGTACCCCGTAACAACGTGTGCATTAATCAGATCACTGAATGCACTGCTCCCAAGATCGTTGAGCTCAAACTTCGGACTAATGAACCCAACCGTTGTATTGAATGTCCAGCGGCCGCGGTTCTTATTTACTGCAAACCGTCCGGCGTACCCTGATAACGATGTTGCCGAACTATCCACGCCAAGATAACTTACATCCGGACGTTGGAAATAGTGTCCCGAGCTTCGCTGAAGTGCAATCATCCGATCTGTACTTCCTGAAACGCGCGAGGATGCGGCCCAACCTGTGAACACATACGTTCTCTCCTTATCCAGGAATGTCCATCCATCAGCGGCAAGCACAAGCGCATTGCTGTTCGTATTCTCACGAAGCGCATTGTCGTCATAAAAACGTCCTGTGTACGTAGCGAGTACTCCCACTCCTTGTTCACCGCCATGAAAATCTCTCTGAGCACGGGCAACCCCGTAGTACGTCATCGGTTCAATTTCAAGATTTGATTTCTGGCCATTGTCATTAACCTCTGCATGTTCTCTCTTGGTGAGTGCATGCACAGTTCCCACTTTCCAATCTTCGCCTAACGCACCTGAGATCTTTCCGGCTCCGAGTATCCGCGTACTATTCGGAAAATCTATATAATAATTACTTGCCGGATCATTTCCATTGACGGAACGTTGGGGTGAACGACCGATTCTGCGGCTATAGAAAATATTCGGATCAGTCCAATTGAATGCGTACGAATTATTTGCTCCTCCCTGTCCAAACTGGAAGATGCCGACTCCTTCTGTGAAAAATGGCCGCTTCTCCTCATAGATTGTCTCAACGTCCGTTAGATTTACGTTTGCTGGATCAAGTTCTACCTGGCAGAAATCCGGATTCATTGTTCCGTTTAATGACAAGCTGCTGCCGAGGCCGGCTTTGAGATCAATGCCCGCACTGGGTATATACCGCTCCATCCGGTTGAATGGATCATGAGCACTTGTTCCAATACGGTCAGCTCTCCCTGTGACATAGGGCAGCACTTCTAATCGTGTCGGAGGTGTAATGCCTTCCAGTCCAACAAGATTGGGAAATCGCGATGTGAATCCGCTCTCATTCCGCGGCGTAAAGGCAATCATATCCGTCTCATTCCTGCGGCTGATGAATCGCTCTACATCGACTCCCCACACCTGAGAGCTTGCCTCCTTAAACCGAAGCTGGGAAAAAGGGATTTTCATCTCAATTGTCCAGCCATCCGGATCCAAGTGCGCAACTCCTTCCCATACAGCATCCCATGTCAAATCATTGGGCTGCTTGACATCATTTTCAATAATACCGTCAGCAAGTGTTCCAGCAGCAGACACATAGAAATAATATCCGTTCCGGAGATCATGGTGCGTATCAAAATAGAGCACGCATCCATCTGAAGGATCTCCCCAAATAAAATCTCTTCGAACAAGGCGTGCCATTATGGAATCCGGGCATGTGTCCTTATATTTGGCGGCGAAGTATATGGCTTCATTATCATAAGCGAACCATACTTCACTTTGCTGCGATGGAGCAGTGAATTGATCCGGTTCCTGCTGTACCAATCCTGTAAAACCTGGCCTTTGCCAAACTGCTTCTGTCAGCTTGCCATCGGTTTTCATCTGTTCATGAGTTCGAACCGTCTCAATATTTATATCTTTGGTGTGAATAATTTCCGAGTATGCCAATGATGCTAATGCTATCGGCATACACATCATAAACAACCCTCTTATCATAGTATTTCCTTTATCGAACTTGGAAAATTATCGTTTGGCTAGATATACGCATCAATCAGTCAAAAAGAGGCGGAAAATCGATAAACGGATAAATGAATCGCTGGACGGTAGATTAAAATCTTAGGTTTTTTTTGCCTTATTCACTTCACACATCTCTTCAGCAATACTTGTTGTCCTACTTTATTACCGCCTACCGACTATAATAACCATTCATCCCATAAGACTTTACAATCTGACAAGAAAATCAGACATTGTATCACTATTATAGAGAATGGATGAAAACACGATTTTTCAATACGCTGCCTACACTTCAAAATTTAACCTTCTGGCATTTCCATATTGGCGGATGGCTGCTGTTCTGGTGCGGTGATGTAATTATGATTTGGTTGCAGCGAATTCACCCCGGTGAGATATTTGCTCAGGCATTAGATGCGCCTATTGCATTTCTTTTAGGAATTATTCTGCGACAGGCTTATCTTCGTGTTGATTACAAGAAGCTGTCAATCCTTGGGTTGCTTGCGTTGGTAATCTATTGGTCCATCATTTTCACAATCCTCTGGGATGTCGCGATGGCCACAACTCGATATCATTTAATAGGTCATGAAATAATCCTTCAAATGGCGCATTGGAAATTTGCAATTCCTTGGTTAATCCAAATTATGCCAATTTGGTTTGGATGGAGTACACTTTATTTCGCAATGAAGTACTGGAGGGATTGGGATGCGGAAAAAAAGAGGGGTCGAAAAGCTATATCATTAGCACAGAAAGCGCAATTACAAATGCTTCGTTATCAGGTCAATCCTCATTTCCTTTTCAACGCTTTGAATTCGGTCCGGGCTCTCATCGATGAAGACAAGAAGAATGCAAAGGGAATGATCACAGAGCTTTCCGAATTTCTCCGCTACTCGCTTGTTACTCGAGATCATACTGAAGTAACCCTTCAACATGAATTAGAAGCAATCCGGCATTATCTTTCTATTGAAAAAAAACGCTTTGAAGATAAACTCGATGTCTCGTTTGATATTGATGAACATGCTCAGGATTATCCGATCTTAAGCTTTCTTATCCATCCATTCGTTGAGAATGCAATCAAGTATGGGATGAAGACGAGCCCTATGCCGTTGCGCATTCGCATCCAGGCTTCCACGTCAAATGGAACTTTGCGTGTCGTCATCGCAAATTCAGGTGCGTGGTGCGAAGCTGCGACTGAAGCTGAACGAAAGTCTAATGGAACAGGTACAGGCTTGGAAAATGTGAGGGCGCGGTTAGAAAATGCTTATCCAAAGAACTACCGGCTCATAACTCAGGAATGCGAAGGATGGGTAGAAGCTATACTGGAAATTCATCCTTCAACGGCAGAAGGGTGATGCCATGAAACTTTTCCCTAAACGTATACGCGACATTTCTTTTTGGTATTATCATACAATCGGCATGGTATTATATGGCAGTCTGCAGATAGCACTCAATATCGTTTGGTCTGGCTGGCAATGGCCCGCACTATTAAGCATCTCCATACAACTACTTGCAATGTACGTACTCTTTCTTGGATTACGGAAGTACTATAGCAGGATTCCATTTCAGACTTTACATCTGTTTCCTCTGATCGCACGAATTGTTATCGCGTCGTTTATTTTTACAATGATCTGGATATTATTCTGGGGAGGGATCGAATATTCAATCTTTGGGGAAAAGCTTATTAAATACATCAGCAGCACTCTGCGGATTACGGCTCGCATCGCGTATTCATTCCCTCTCTTTCTTGGGTGGAGTGCATTATTTTTTGGTATTAAAGCGTGGCGTGACTGGTTAAACGAACGGGAACAGACAGAACACGCCATAGAAAAGGCACAACATGCCCAGCTCCAGATGCTTCGCTATCAACTCAATCCGCATTTCTTATTTAATGCGTTGAATTCCGTTCGTGCCCTCGTGGACGAAGATACTCGCAGTGCTAAGACGATGATCACGGAATTATCCGAATTCCTCCGCTACTCGCTTGTCAGTAGAAATAAACCAATCGTAACTCTCAAAGATGAACTCGATGCGATACGGCTCTACCTTTCTATTGAACAGCAGAGGTACGAAGATAAATTGCAGGTTCATTACGAAATCGACGAACACACGGAGGATCTTCCTGTTCCAAGTTTCCTTATCCATCCGCTTGTGGAAGATGCACTTCGGGACGGGATGCAGACTAGCACGATGCCGCTTCGTTTGGAGATCACATCAACACTCCATGATGGTATGATGAAGATCTCCGTCAACCATTCCGGATCACATGTACCAATAAATGGAAATGGATCCGTCGAATCGGGCTTGGAACAAGTAGAGGCGCGATTAAAAGAATTGTTCCCTGGACAATTCCATCTTTCATCCCGCCAACAGAATAATCAGGCTCAGAGTATTCTTGAATTAGTAATCACTAACGGAGTGAACTATGAAGAAAAAATTGCGAGCCTTGCTCATTGACGACGAGCGCCTGGCTCGAAACGACCTCCGGTCTCTGCTCTCTGAATATGATTCGATCGAAGTTATTGGTGAAGCGGACAGCGTTCAAAAAGCAATCGAAGTGATTACTGCAGAAGATCCAGACCTGCTCTTTCTGGACATTCAGATGCCGGGTGAATCTGGTTTCGACCTCTTAGAGAAGATTGATCTCCAGGCTCATGTTATTTTCGTTACAGCGTTCGATGAATATGCCATTCGCGCATTTGAAGTAGATGCCATCGATTACTTATTAAAACCAGTCAACCCCGAACGATTAAAAACCGCTATCGAGCGGCTTAATCGAGAAAAAGCGTATTCCCCGAATAAGCAGCGCATTCTGGATTACGACGATGCCATGCTGCTCTCCCTGAATTCTCATTTGAAGTTTCTCCGCGTCAATTCGATTGTCTCTATCCAATCGGCAGGAGATTATTCCGAGATTATCACAAGCGAAGGGAAAAAGGGATTGATACAAAAATCTATGACAGAGTGGGAACAACGCCTGCCGGAAAAATATTTCTGCCGTATCCACCGTTCCACCATCGTCAATATCGAATTCGTAACAAAGATCGATGAGTGGTTCGGTAATTCCTATCAGGTCCACCTCAAGGGGATCGAAACACCTCTCACCATGAGTCGGCGGTATGCAGCGCTGCTGAAGCAGAAGAAAAGTTAAGAATAAAGTGAGGGACAATTTCGATCAACAATAATCGTCCTCGGGGAGTCATTGTAATAATTGAATTGCCCGTTATCTGAAGTCAGCCCCAAAACAGCGATAGAGACCATGGAGTGGTACGTTCTTGCGAGATATGTATCTGTTTTATCTGGGGAGAGCAAGAGTCTCAGGTTTAATGGGTGTGATTGTTAGTGCAGGTCCTCTTCATCACTCACCCAACAGCTTAACAAATTGATAATAATTCCTTCATCGTTAGGAAACGTCCATTCTCTATTTTGTGTGTGACAAAAACGAGAAGAATAACAGAATGGAGGAAAATATGAAACAATGGTTAGTAAACAATATCCTCTCGACCGACAATATGCAGATGTTCGAATCCGGTCCTATCGGCGATAAGGAATTCACAACCTCAATAACAATGGTAGGCATCGCCCTCGCACTCTTTGGGATTGTTGTGCGAGTGCTTGGTGCATAACATTCATCCCTGAAAATGACTGCAAAAAAGAAAATCCCGCACGAGCCTTTTCTTTTTCAACTTATCTTCGACCTCTTTGGTTCGGACGAAACGCAAGAGGTTGAAGTTCAAGAGATGACCAATAGGGAATTTTATTTCTTTATATTCGTAGTGGCGATTGCAATGTTCATCCTTAATTATTTCGTTAAAGTATGTACAACTTACAATATGAAATCATTATTTCTTGATTAATAAAACTCAATTCATATCAATCACAATTATATAAAGGAACAAATTTTTATGAAGAAGATGCTAGCAGTTTCTATGGTTCTCATTCTTCTTGGATTATCCACAGCCGTTGGCCAGGGAAAATTCAGCGGTTACATGTTCGGGGATTACTATTATAATGTATCCCGGGATGCAGGTATCCCGAGCTCGAACATCGCCAGCCCGGCTGGAACGACCGCATTTCAAGCCTTCCAATTACGCCGTATGTATTTCACGTATGACAACGATATCTCAGAACAATTCACCACACGCTTCCGTCTTGAAGCCGATCAAGCAGCAAACGCAAGTAATGGAAAGATCGGTACATTTGTCAAAGATGCGTACATAAAGTGGAAGAATATTTTCTCCGGCAGCGATTTAGTCTTTGGTATTCAGCCGCCTCCTGCGTACGAAGTCTCCGAAGCAGCATGGGGATATCGCTCACTCGAAAAAACTATTATGGATTTGCGGGGAATCGTTTCTTCCCGCGATCAGGGCATCTCTCTTCATGGAAAAATCACAAATGACGGCATGTTCAATTACTGGGTTATGTTTGCAAATAACAGTGCGAACAGTCCGGAAACCGATAAATACAAACGATACTATGCACACATCCATATAAAGCCCACTGTAAATTTCCAGGGCACTCTGTACGTCGACTATAAAGATGCGGCCGATATACTCAATAGTTACACCAAGAGTACCGTCAGCAACAGCGCCGTAACAACTGCGTTGTTTCTTGGCTACAGTGAGCCGTTCAGTTATAACATCGGCGTCGAAGCCTTCTTACAATCTGCCTCCAACTCGCTTAAAGACACAGTTGCAAAGTCCTATTCGACAAAATCCACTATGGGTTTCTCTGTGTTTGGTTCCTACAACATCCTGCCTGAGCTTGCAATTGTTGTTCGATATGATAATTTCAATCCGAGCACTGATGACAAGGGAAAAGATCCTGTTGCAGTAACCGCGAGTGTCGCAAATGGAAATTTATCCCGCAATTATATTATTGCCGGATTGTCATGGAAAGTCGACAAGAACGTTGCGATTATGCCGAACGTTTTGTATGAGACCTATGAAGCGCAAGTCGGACACGGTACGCCGGATCCATCGATTACCGCAAGAATTACGTTGTTCTATACTTTCTTGTGAGAATACTTAACAATTTGATAATATTAACTTAACAGAATCCGTGACATTCTTTTACTAAATTTATATCACTAATTTTAAAGACAATGAGGATAATGAGAATGAAAAACTTGAATTTTATAATCTATACGACAATCGGACTGCTGCTACTCAGCGGCTGCGCGAGGAAAAGTAACGATGCAAATTCCCTGCAAATTAAAGGTTCGGATACGATGGTGAACCTCGGTCAGGCCTGGGCTGAAGAATTTATGAAG
The nucleotide sequence above comes from Ignavibacteriales bacterium. Encoded proteins:
- a CDS encoding DUF5916 domain-containing protein, coding for MIRGLFMMCMPIALASLAYSEIIHTKDINIETVRTHEQMKTDGKLTEAVWQRPGFTGLVQQEPDQFTAPSQQSEVWFAYDNEAIYFAAKYKDTCPDSIMARLVRRDFIWGDPSDGCVLYFDTHHDLRNGYYFYVSAAGTLADGIIENDVKQPNDLTWDAVWEGVAHLDPDGWTIEMKIPFSQLRFKEASSQVWGVDVERFISRRNETDMIAFTPRNESGFTSRFPNLVGLEGITPPTRLEVLPYVTGRADRIGTSAHDPFNRMERYIPSAGIDLKAGLGSSLSLNGTMNPDFCQVELDPANVNLTDVETIYEEKRPFFTEGVGIFQFGQGGANNSYAFNWTDPNIFYSRRIGRSPQRSVNGNDPASNYYIDFPNSTRILGAGKISGALGEDWKVGTVHALTKREHAEVNDNGQKSNLEIEPMTYYGVARAQRDFHGGEQGVGVLATYTGRFYDDNALRENTNSNALVLAADGWTFLDKERTYVFTGWAASSRVSGSTDRMIALQRSSGHYFQRPDVSYLGVDSSATSLSGYAGRFAVNKNRGRWTFNTTVGFISPKFELNDLGSSAFSDLINAHVVTGYRWNTPTKYYLNTGVSAATYLNYDFGGNKTVQGFLLQGYLTLPSFYGGNISLTYNPESYNARLTRGGPLTLNPVSSQVSANFYTDNREWWVVSLYGMVKTGDASDTKTIYASLELKASTTLTVSIAPTFTEEINRAQYYTVVEDPIAVETFGKSYLFARLNRYTLSTDIRADWIMTPKLSFQVYIQPYITTGKYTDYKSLARPKSFEFTPYAFSGNRDFNYIAFQGNAVLRWEYLPGSTLYLVWTQSRADDQYFGDFQFGNSMDRMFQVKPDNILMLKLSYWFGM
- a CDS encoding histidine kinase, yielding MKTRFFNTLPTLQNLTFWHFHIGGWLLFWCGDVIMIWLQRIHPGEIFAQALDAPIAFLLGIILRQAYLRVDYKKLSILGLLALVIYWSIIFTILWDVAMATTRYHLIGHEIILQMAHWKFAIPWLIQIMPIWFGWSTLYFAMKYWRDWDAEKKRGRKAISLAQKAQLQMLRYQVNPHFLFNALNSVRALIDEDKKNAKGMITELSEFLRYSLVTRDHTEVTLQHELEAIRHYLSIEKKRFEDKLDVSFDIDEHAQDYPILSFLIHPFVENAIKYGMKTSPMPLRIRIQASTSNGTLRVVIANSGAWCEAATEAERKSNGTGTGLENVRARLENAYPKNYRLITQECEGWVEAILEIHPSTAEG
- a CDS encoding LytTR family DNA-binding domain-containing protein, with translation MKKKLRALLIDDERLARNDLRSLLSEYDSIEVIGEADSVQKAIEVITAEDPDLLFLDIQMPGESGFDLLEKIDLQAHVIFVTAFDEYAIRAFEVDAIDYLLKPVNPERLKTAIERLNREKAYSPNKQRILDYDDAMLLSLNSHLKFLRVNSIVSIQSAGDYSEIITSEGKKGLIQKSMTEWEQRLPEKYFCRIHRSTIVNIEFVTKIDEWFGNSYQVHLKGIETPLTMSRRYAALLKQKKS
- a CDS encoding histidine kinase, which gives rise to MKLFPKRIRDISFWYYHTIGMVLYGSLQIALNIVWSGWQWPALLSISIQLLAMYVLFLGLRKYYSRIPFQTLHLFPLIARIVIASFIFTMIWILFWGGIEYSIFGEKLIKYISSTLRITARIAYSFPLFLGWSALFFGIKAWRDWLNEREQTEHAIEKAQHAQLQMLRYQLNPHFLFNALNSVRALVDEDTRSAKTMITELSEFLRYSLVSRNKPIVTLKDELDAIRLYLSIEQQRYEDKLQVHYEIDEHTEDLPVPSFLIHPLVEDALRDGMQTSTMPLRLEITSTLHDGMMKISVNHSGSHVPINGNGSVESGLEQVEARLKELFPGQFHLSSRQQNNQAQSILELVITNGVNYEEKIASLAH